In Desulfosporosinus sp. Sb-LF, the following are encoded in one genomic region:
- a CDS encoding Ig-like domain-containing protein: MKKILMSFFLIILITLSSALSTLAATSTTIQEPDQGQVITVSHVSVVNVTTTAGTAPVLPGTVIATMSDGTTKMVNVNWATMELSRRTSAETFIVIGTIAESVTVKAIATVTVADVNPVAISTIQQVQQDILGTWKTSDERYTLEFHNDGTLEETELRDGYTTIYKDNYSFSNPNWIRIVNSSEAKDYNFVLNKNRLEIYNMGISYITGNSSYFSNQSNFINPTFSESSNSYNYVFRKVN, encoded by the coding sequence ATGAAGAAGATATTAATGTCTTTTTTTCTAATTATCTTAATCACATTATCATCTGCGTTATCGACATTAGCTGCGACTAGCACAACAATACAAGAACCGGATCAAGGACAGGTTATTACAGTAAGCCATGTGAGTGTTGTTAATGTAACTACTACAGCCGGAACTGCTCCGGTTTTACCTGGTACAGTGATTGCTACAATGAGTGATGGGACAACTAAAATGGTTAATGTCAATTGGGCGACCATGGAATTAAGTCGACGAACAAGTGCAGAAACTTTTATTGTTATTGGTACAATTGCTGAATCGGTTACAGTTAAAGCAATAGCTACAGTTACAGTTGCAGATGTGAATCCGGTTGCTATTTCGACAATTCAACAAGTGCAACAAGACATTTTAGGGACATGGAAGACTTCTGATGAAAGATATACCCTGGAATTTCATAATGATGGTACATTAGAAGAAACTGAATTGCGCGATGGATATACTACTATTTATAAAGATAATTATTCATTCAGTAATCCCAACTGGATTAGAATAGTAAATTCCAGTGAGGCTAAAGATTACAATTTTGTATTAAATAAGAATCGTTTAGAAATTTACAATATGGGTATTTCCTATATTACTGGTAATTCCAGTTATTTTAGTAATCAGAGTAATTTCATTAATCCCACTTTCAGTGAATCCAGTAATTCCTATAATTATGTATTCAGAAAGGTAAATTAA
- a CDS encoding cell wall-binding repeat-containing protein, giving the protein MKKTKKALASLAIASMALTSIPFNAFAAGTVPTRIAGGTAAQTAVAIAEQTGWTGTAILASSASYGMVDALTSGPLATFLKAPILLQEPGAVLNADTKAELTKLNVKKVYVTSGSAVISQAVLDQLTGMGIAVESLGGADRFETSVNIAKKMVALGAPVSKVAVAYGWLNQDALSIASIASASNSPILLTEKDAVPASVKAFLAANASITSSDVIGGTGVISEAVKAALPNATRHAGNTAYDTNNQVIQDFSSSLTYGNVYVASGVTGIDALAGAPLAAASKSAIVLTNGTVPAAASFVHGKLAADSVVTALGGSAVVPETVRAGVVSGVVTPPTGNLSVTSVSAVSATDFKVVFNQAPADTSKVTFDVKTGTTPVTVTATWNAAKTEAILTNSANFPEATYTVGVKNDTTDLGTSTVAVVQQKIASINITSTKLGVVSTTVAGATKQTGYATYNVLDQYGNDITTGALANSLTFQSGVGTVEAKDGLLTLDSNVQNLMQFATVVITGYDSTSGVSVSATLTTSTQIGTLSDFQFGALTNVDGKVLTDGDTSEFYASFTATDISGNPTNNYDMIYGGLILHSDNSGNDNLLTTSNSYVTATVEKDPSDSSKAVIKVVASNSGNSLTMDMPTVITAMTWTGKTSSLNTTLKKASKVDTFTLMSPSYSIAVNEGKAIPFTALDQNGVALTKYSDLKTADLTISNAYLTENTDGTATLIAGKDDGTGFANDGQQVITATTTTGKYSSLTLNIQKYAKADELALDSSVLLSNMQSGSSQGVDFGWNYGGFTVKDQYGRVFDMVGKAAGAAINSTPAYNYEVLATTSGAVSVVGNDRTETVTNGAPIAYGANGIRIQANSGLTTTGGTGTVTFKLVNTLDGHAGTVADPYTVIDSKSVTIQVLKNTDIKDYTMDTVAKPIFADASTSTTSGAIAARTDFGRLDDYAANPYVYGKSASGSKVVLADGSVLAANVDSSDFVVTDASSYSPFGYKNVAVYAKTLGDNVTTSSTTLSVTIMGADGLVHSVTTPVTSSTASSVPTKIQAAVNTFMPGVTLNDVGDVAHVSQTYLSTGKLLARTDTSGSNANRSLGLYIRAIDQYGSKAAPLSQLIVVSKTHADGTASDFAVGSDFRISSAAPQVGDVITLSGVSSNGLVKTIKIIVTAPLS; this is encoded by the coding sequence ATGAAAAAAACTAAAAAAGCCTTAGCTTCTTTAGCTATCGCAAGTATGGCTCTAACTTCAATTCCTTTTAATGCATTTGCAGCTGGTACAGTTCCTACTCGTATTGCTGGTGGAACTGCTGCACAAACTGCAGTAGCCATTGCTGAACAAACAGGCTGGACCGGCACAGCAATCCTCGCATCTTCAGCATCTTACGGTATGGTTGATGCATTGACATCTGGACCACTCGCTACTTTCTTAAAAGCTCCTATCCTTTTGCAAGAGCCTGGAGCAGTATTAAATGCTGACACCAAAGCTGAGCTCACCAAACTAAATGTTAAGAAAGTATATGTAACCAGCGGATCAGCTGTCATCAGCCAAGCAGTGCTTGACCAATTGACAGGTATGGGTATCGCTGTTGAGTCCCTCGGCGGTGCTGATCGCTTCGAAACTTCCGTAAATATCGCTAAGAAAATGGTTGCTCTCGGCGCTCCAGTATCCAAAGTAGCTGTTGCTTATGGCTGGTTGAACCAAGACGCACTCTCGATCGCATCAATCGCTTCTGCTTCCAATTCCCCTATACTCTTAACTGAGAAAGATGCAGTTCCTGCTAGCGTAAAAGCTTTCTTGGCTGCTAACGCTAGTATTACATCCTCCGATGTTATTGGTGGAACGGGCGTTATCAGTGAAGCTGTTAAAGCAGCATTGCCTAACGCAACCCGTCATGCTGGCAACACGGCTTATGACACCAATAACCAAGTTATCCAAGACTTCAGCTCTTCACTCACATATGGCAATGTATACGTTGCTAGTGGCGTGACCGGTATTGATGCTCTTGCTGGTGCACCACTCGCAGCTGCTTCTAAATCAGCTATCGTGCTCACAAACGGAACAGTTCCTGCTGCGGCTTCTTTCGTACACGGCAAACTCGCTGCTGACAGTGTTGTTACTGCTCTCGGTGGTTCAGCTGTTGTCCCTGAAACTGTACGTGCTGGTGTTGTTAGCGGAGTAGTTACACCACCTACTGGTAACTTGTCAGTTACTTCTGTAAGTGCTGTTAGCGCTACAGACTTCAAAGTAGTGTTTAACCAAGCGCCTGCTGATACTTCAAAGGTTACATTTGATGTTAAAACCGGAACAACTCCTGTAACTGTAACAGCAACTTGGAATGCGGCTAAGACTGAAGCTATCTTGACTAACTCAGCAAATTTTCCAGAAGCAACCTATACAGTTGGTGTTAAGAATGACACAACGGATCTTGGAACTTCAACAGTTGCTGTAGTTCAACAAAAAATTGCTTCGATTAATATCACTTCAACCAAATTAGGGGTTGTTAGCACTACTGTAGCTGGTGCCACGAAACAAACCGGATATGCAACTTACAATGTATTGGATCAATATGGAAATGATATTACAACTGGAGCTCTTGCTAATAGTTTAACATTCCAAAGTGGTGTTGGTACAGTTGAAGCAAAAGATGGATTACTCACATTAGACTCAAACGTTCAGAATCTGATGCAGTTTGCTACAGTAGTAATAACTGGATATGATTCAACTTCTGGTGTTTCAGTGAGTGCTACATTGACGACATCAACACAAATTGGAACATTAAGTGATTTCCAATTTGGTGCTTTAACAAATGTTGATGGTAAAGTTTTAACTGATGGAGATACCAGTGAATTCTATGCTAGCTTTACCGCTACAGATATCAGTGGAAATCCTACAAACAATTATGATATGATTTACGGTGGCTTAATCTTACATTCTGATAATAGTGGCAATGATAATCTTCTAACCACATCAAATTCATATGTAACAGCTACTGTTGAAAAGGATCCAAGTGATTCTTCAAAAGCGGTCATTAAAGTAGTTGCAAGTAATTCTGGCAATTCTCTTACGATGGATATGCCGACAGTTATCACTGCCATGACTTGGACCGGAAAAACTTCCTCGCTCAATACAACCTTGAAGAAAGCGTCAAAGGTAGATACATTTACGCTAATGTCTCCATCGTATAGCATTGCTGTTAACGAAGGAAAAGCAATTCCATTTACAGCATTGGATCAAAATGGAGTGGCACTCACCAAATATTCCGATTTAAAGACAGCTGACCTCACTATATCTAACGCGTATCTCACCGAAAATACCGATGGAACTGCTACTTTGATAGCTGGAAAAGACGACGGTACTGGATTTGCAAATGACGGACAACAAGTTATCACTGCAACAACAACAACCGGTAAGTACAGCTCTTTAACTCTCAATATTCAGAAGTATGCCAAAGCTGACGAATTAGCTTTAGACTCCTCGGTATTGTTATCTAACATGCAAAGTGGTTCAAGTCAAGGCGTTGACTTTGGTTGGAACTATGGCGGTTTCACTGTAAAAGATCAATATGGACGAGTTTTTGACATGGTAGGTAAAGCTGCAGGCGCAGCAATTAATAGTACCCCAGCTTATAATTATGAAGTTCTAGCAACTACTTCGGGAGCTGTTAGCGTAGTTGGTAATGATCGTACTGAAACAGTCACAAACGGTGCTCCAATCGCTTATGGTGCAAATGGTATTAGAATTCAAGCAAATAGTGGTTTAACAACAACGGGAGGGACAGGAACAGTTACCTTCAAGTTGGTTAATACACTTGATGGTCATGCTGGTACTGTAGCAGATCCGTATACTGTAATTGATTCGAAATCAGTAACAATCCAAGTCCTGAAAAATACTGATATTAAAGATTACACAATGGATACAGTAGCAAAACCAATCTTTGCTGACGCTTCTACTTCTACTACTTCTGGAGCTATAGCTGCCAGAACCGACTTTGGCAGACTCGATGACTATGCTGCTAATCCATACGTTTATGGTAAATCAGCAAGTGGATCAAAAGTAGTATTAGCAGACGGTTCAGTACTTGCCGCAAATGTTGATAGTTCTGACTTTGTTGTCACTGATGCGAGCAGCTACTCACCATTTGGCTATAAGAATGTAGCTGTGTATGCCAAAACATTAGGCGATAATGTGACAACATCAAGCACTACCTTAAGTGTAACGATTATGGGTGCTGATGGTTTAGTACATTCAGTAACAACACCTGTTACGTCTTCAACTGCGTCATCAGTACCTACTAAAATCCAAGCTGCTGTAAACACCTTCATGCCGGGTGTTACACTCAATGACGTAGGAGACGTTGCTCACGTTAGTCAAACCTATCTTTCTACTGGAAAACTTCTTGCTAGAACAGATACAAGTGGATCTAACGCTAATCGCTCATTAGGACTTTATATCAGGGCCATAGATCAGTATGGTTCGAAAGCTGCTCCTTTATCTCAGCTCATAGTTGTTTCCAAGACCCACGCAGATGGAACAGCCTCTGACTTTGCTGTAGGTTCAGACTTCAGGATCAGCAGTGCTGCTCCACAAGTTGGTGATGTAATTACACTTAGTGGTGTTAGCTCTAACGGATTAGTAAAAACCATTAAGATTATTGTCACCGCTCCATTAAGCTAA
- a CDS encoding cell wall-binding repeat-containing protein — protein sequence MANLKWGLIGILVLVFWLGLQNPANASPLALETSRISGERQIDTAIEVSKTGWQHANTVLLANCDHFPDALVAAPLSHQLDAPILLTPAGGVDAKVMEEIKRLGAQQVILLGGEVALSPKVEADIQNAGLGKPERIAGYDQYETAQKVAERVGTKGQVILANGEQFPDALAISAYAGVTETPILLTNAKKMPASTQQELNSLQQKGDLDTIVVGGEAVVSSTILSGLNSVQRIAGNDRYETAAAVYEFAMDALPAQTTYLVTGENFPDALAAGGLAAKQQAQIVMAQTSTLPGSTYSVLSRPTESPMNVVIVGGLAVITDQVKAMIQGDVQPSYLLAGVTVVVDPGHGGPDTGAIGAKGTYEKNNTLAVGLDLAGLLRSAGARVVLTRSTDISPVTGTYSELSDLQARTKIANDLKADLYISLHNDSFSNPEASGTTTYYSSASPVTTQSKNLADSIQSELVKVISLPSRGTKDAAFYVIKNTKMPAVLVEIGFISNPTEETLLGSPDFQQKAALGIYRGVLKYKGY from the coding sequence GTGGCAAATTTAAAATGGGGACTCATCGGAATATTGGTCTTAGTATTTTGGTTGGGATTACAGAATCCTGCGAACGCTTCTCCCTTAGCCTTAGAGACGTCAAGGATATCCGGAGAGCGTCAAATAGATACTGCCATCGAAGTTTCTAAAACAGGGTGGCAGCATGCAAATACTGTCTTATTGGCCAATTGCGATCATTTTCCAGATGCTCTCGTTGCAGCGCCCCTTTCCCATCAATTGGACGCCCCTATTCTCCTCACCCCAGCAGGGGGAGTTGATGCGAAAGTAATGGAAGAAATTAAACGGTTGGGCGCACAGCAAGTTATCCTTTTAGGTGGGGAAGTAGCCTTAAGCCCAAAAGTTGAGGCGGATATCCAAAACGCGGGACTAGGCAAACCAGAACGCATTGCAGGGTATGACCAATATGAAACAGCCCAAAAGGTAGCCGAACGTGTCGGAACTAAGGGGCAAGTCATCCTGGCCAATGGAGAACAATTTCCGGATGCCCTTGCGATATCAGCTTATGCGGGGGTGACAGAGACCCCAATTCTTCTGACTAATGCCAAGAAGATGCCTGCCTCGACTCAACAAGAGCTTAACAGTCTACAGCAAAAAGGAGATCTCGACACCATCGTCGTCGGGGGAGAAGCAGTAGTATCCAGTACGATACTGAGCGGCTTGAACAGTGTTCAACGGATTGCCGGGAATGACCGCTATGAGACCGCAGCAGCTGTCTATGAATTTGCCATGGATGCCTTGCCTGCTCAAACGACGTACCTTGTCACTGGCGAGAACTTCCCCGATGCACTCGCAGCGGGAGGGCTAGCAGCCAAGCAACAAGCCCAAATCGTCATGGCTCAAACATCAACCTTGCCGGGATCAACTTACTCCGTATTGTCTAGACCAACCGAAAGTCCTATGAATGTGGTGATCGTCGGAGGCTTGGCGGTTATTACAGATCAAGTCAAGGCCATGATCCAAGGAGACGTACAGCCTTCCTACCTCTTAGCAGGAGTAACCGTTGTCGTAGACCCCGGGCACGGGGGACCTGACACAGGCGCGATTGGGGCAAAAGGGACCTATGAAAAAAACAATACCTTGGCTGTGGGCCTCGATCTTGCAGGATTATTGCGCTCGGCTGGGGCACGAGTCGTCTTGACGCGTAGCACGGATATCTCGCCCGTAACCGGAACGTATTCAGAGCTATCGGACCTTCAGGCTCGCACCAAAATCGCGAACGACCTAAAGGCGGATCTCTATATCAGCCTACACAACGATTCGTTCAGCAATCCGGAAGCAAGTGGGACAACGACCTACTATAGTTCGGCTAGTCCAGTGACTACCCAGTCGAAGAACCTAGCGGATAGCATCCAGAGCGAGTTAGTAAAAGTGATATCCTTACCCAGCCGTGGCACAAAGGACGCAGCCTTCTACGTGATCAAGAACACAAAGATGCCCGCAGTCTTGGTAGAAATCGGTTTCATATCTAACCCGACTGAAGAAACCCTCTTAGGATCTCCAGATTTCCAACAAAAAGCAGCGCTCGGCATCTACAGAGGAGTCCTGAAATATAAAGGCTATTAG
- a CDS encoding S8 family serine peptidase — protein MSIRRKLMDQTKIRIVSWVIMGMVVLNIGLAPPVLAQPQSQLFQVIVSLAPGVDVDNVAHDLGANVVRRGPLHYATLEFKESNNVLQVIAELKSTPGILGAEQNYRRTIATKATTTTSVSTSVSTIPSPESTTPKDPLFQDQWSIVNGNVQAAWDIGATGQGITIAVVDTGVALQHPDLKDNLVPGYNSITKSEALGANQDNNGHGTHVSGIAAAERNNAGIVGVAYKAKIMPIKVMDSVGEGYDDAIADGIVWATDHGAQIINLSIGLENGSAPSDILGEAIAYAYNKGCLLVAAAGNYDPQTEGNPGVSYPASNPDVLAVAATDKNNNVADYSVSGPEVDLAAPGDSITSDWWSKTTGAGYADASGTSMAAPFVSGEAALIWSRHPDWSRDQVIQVLEAGVKDLGSQGRDDSYGYGLVDVKLALTLANKTLDKLPSSASVNELGGIVQATAGTTQLALTIPEQAFDSSTNVSAQTIQSPASLPNGANFLTSAFQIDWGSAAPQKMLSLTLNDSSLKTDSGATANVYRWDGSRWISLGGDIINGEARLGLYKGGIYAVGTPQSMTVGNRFAGVTAEGTAVKISQATFTTGADTVILAQANQFPDALAGAPLAYKLQAPILLSPSSGLTEEVRAELVRLAPKTVYLLGGTAALSGTIEAELRQKYDVKRLSGYTAEGTAVAIARELGTKGKAIVASVRYFQDALVISAWAARQGIPILLTEPSTLSEDAQTVLRELNVTQTIVIGGTAVVGANVMNSLPSPNRISGETAYDTAAAVLKTYPPISAKLEMATGENYPDALTGAVRAAFYGTMVVLVPTNSDIPSSLATLLNSWQGKQVEEFGGVLALPENVVQTVESWVQ, from the coding sequence ATGTCTATTAGAAGAAAATTAATGGATCAGACCAAAATTAGGATAGTTTCCTGGGTGATTATGGGGATGGTGGTTCTAAACATTGGGCTAGCTCCACCGGTGTTAGCTCAACCCCAATCCCAACTCTTTCAAGTCATCGTTTCCTTAGCCCCCGGGGTTGATGTCGACAACGTGGCTCACGACTTAGGGGCAAACGTTGTGCGTCGGGGGCCGCTTCATTATGCGACCTTAGAATTCAAGGAATCTAATAACGTGCTACAGGTCATAGCAGAACTGAAGAGTACCCCTGGAATTTTGGGGGCAGAGCAAAACTATCGACGCACTATAGCAACAAAAGCAACAACCACCACTTCTGTTTCAACTTCAGTCTCAACGATACCCTCACCCGAATCAACTACTCCGAAGGATCCCCTTTTCCAAGACCAATGGTCAATAGTCAACGGCAACGTTCAAGCAGCCTGGGACATAGGGGCTACCGGTCAGGGAATAACCATTGCTGTGGTCGATACGGGGGTCGCTCTTCAACACCCGGATTTAAAGGATAATTTAGTCCCTGGCTATAATTCCATTACCAAGAGTGAAGCCCTGGGCGCGAATCAGGATAATAATGGACACGGAACCCACGTATCCGGGATCGCTGCCGCAGAACGAAACAATGCTGGAATAGTCGGAGTAGCGTACAAGGCCAAGATTATGCCAATCAAGGTCATGGATTCCGTGGGGGAAGGCTATGACGACGCTATTGCCGACGGAATTGTCTGGGCTACAGATCATGGAGCACAGATTATCAATCTTAGCATTGGCTTGGAGAATGGTTCGGCACCCTCGGATATTTTAGGGGAAGCTATTGCTTATGCCTATAATAAGGGGTGCTTATTGGTCGCGGCCGCAGGAAATTATGACCCTCAGACGGAAGGGAATCCCGGGGTGAGCTACCCAGCCTCCAACCCAGATGTTCTGGCCGTGGCAGCAACTGACAAAAACAACAACGTGGCAGATTACTCCGTCTCAGGCCCAGAAGTTGATCTAGCCGCCCCTGGGGACTCCATCACCAGTGACTGGTGGAGCAAAACCACGGGCGCAGGATACGCTGATGCGAGCGGGACCTCCATGGCCGCTCCGTTTGTGTCGGGAGAAGCTGCCCTAATATGGAGTCGGCACCCGGATTGGTCCAGAGATCAAGTTATTCAGGTCCTTGAAGCGGGGGTAAAAGATTTAGGCTCTCAAGGACGAGACGATAGCTACGGTTACGGACTTGTGGACGTGAAACTAGCCTTAACTCTCGCTAATAAAACGCTAGATAAGTTACCATCCTCGGCTTCAGTCAATGAACTGGGTGGAATTGTTCAAGCCACAGCGGGCACAACCCAGCTGGCCTTAACGATCCCTGAACAGGCGTTTGACAGCTCCACCAACGTCTCTGCACAAACAATCCAATCCCCTGCCAGTTTACCAAACGGTGCCAACTTCTTAACTTCAGCCTTTCAGATCGACTGGGGAAGTGCCGCTCCACAAAAAATGCTTTCCTTGACCTTGAACGATTCCTCACTTAAAACGGACTCTGGAGCGACAGCTAATGTCTATCGTTGGGATGGTTCGCGTTGGATCTCATTGGGTGGAGATATCATCAATGGTGAAGCCAGGCTTGGCCTTTATAAAGGTGGAATCTATGCGGTAGGGACCCCTCAATCAATGACAGTGGGTAACCGCTTTGCGGGGGTTACGGCTGAGGGGACTGCCGTCAAGATCTCGCAAGCAACCTTTACAACCGGAGCAGATACTGTGATTCTCGCCCAAGCCAATCAGTTCCCAGATGCTCTGGCAGGAGCCCCTCTGGCCTATAAATTGCAAGCCCCGATTTTACTCTCTCCAAGCTCAGGACTCACGGAGGAGGTTCGAGCGGAGCTAGTCAGACTAGCTCCCAAGACTGTTTATCTCCTTGGGGGCACAGCTGCCCTGTCTGGGACGATTGAAGCAGAACTTCGGCAGAAGTATGACGTCAAACGTCTGTCCGGTTACACAGCAGAAGGGACAGCAGTAGCGATTGCCCGAGAACTCGGTACCAAAGGAAAGGCCATCGTGGCCAGCGTGCGTTACTTTCAGGACGCTTTAGTCATATCAGCTTGGGCTGCTCGCCAGGGTATCCCCATTTTACTCACAGAACCTTCAACATTATCTGAAGATGCCCAAACTGTTCTAAGGGAGCTCAATGTAACCCAAACCATCGTCATCGGAGGGACAGCTGTGGTAGGCGCTAACGTAATGAACAGCCTTCCCTCCCCCAACCGGATTAGCGGGGAGACAGCTTACGACACCGCGGCCGCCGTCTTAAAAACCTATCCTCCTATATCAGCCAAACTAGAAATGGCAACAGGAGAGAATTACCCAGATGCCCTCACTGGAGCCGTCCGGGCCGCCTTCTACGGAACAATGGTCGTCTTAGTTCCGACGAACTCTGATATTCCTTCTAGTTTGGCCACACTCTTAAATTCTTGGCAAGGAAAGCAGGTGGAGGAGTTTGGCGGTGTTTTAGCACTGCCGGAAAACGTCGTACAGACCGTAGAAAGCTGGGTTCAATAA
- a CDS encoding cell wall-binding repeat-containing protein: MNVLTKKTLSIICGLAILVSVIHFQPLSVQADPSESVTNRIYGNTQYDTAVEISKKGWDNAPVAVLATGGNFPDALTGTVLAHKVNGPLLLTESDHLTPTVSEELKRLGTQEVYLLGGTAALNDGIEQALKDQGILPRRLAGWDQYGTAATIAGRATPSSTQAFLVNGEHFADALSISSYAAAQGIPILLTRSDSLPTETATALTQMGVQNVTLIGGTAVIKDTIEEQLSKLPQPIKVTARYAGYDQYETNTTVLNQLAFETSKVYVATGENFPDALAGAALAAKDKAPIVLLPHAQLSASTTTYLNLQRASGSAFTIFGGWGIINYKLESIVRTGVIQSRISLQYTQGSTQGMLNQVQSIPTPATDYADIIAPSWLYLDDTADGNVTGGWDSSTGDYAKLTAAAHSRNLKVLPVIQSTWASPKTVDTVLASDPARAKLESQLIERIQSTNSDGIVIDFELMSNATGPYLTQFMKELYAQLHPLNKLVIEAVMSRTGSETWYDEFDYHALSQYVDYLHIMTYDYSKSIPGPLAPLTWMEKVLSYTRGQGVDMHKVLLGIPYYGNDWWTTNTGANPTYERRAGGMAELLALANGPVQRDSSQVPYFNYTDSIGTHTVYFDDAQSWNAKLSLLNQYSLGGVGAWSLNWTQNPVSASAIFPLLKQYLR; this comes from the coding sequence ATGAACGTTTTAACTAAAAAGACTCTGAGTATTATCTGTGGTCTAGCCATTCTAGTTAGTGTTATACACTTCCAACCGCTCAGTGTACAAGCAGATCCCAGCGAATCTGTAACAAACCGTATTTATGGAAATACGCAATATGATACAGCCGTAGAGATTTCTAAAAAAGGTTGGGATAATGCGCCTGTCGCGGTGCTAGCGACCGGAGGAAACTTTCCAGATGCTCTCACCGGAACTGTTCTAGCGCATAAAGTAAATGGACCCTTACTGCTCACTGAATCGGATCATTTAACTCCCACTGTTTCCGAAGAACTCAAACGGCTCGGTACGCAAGAAGTGTACCTCCTGGGCGGGACAGCCGCCTTGAATGATGGGATCGAGCAGGCGCTCAAAGATCAAGGGATCTTGCCTCGGCGTCTTGCAGGCTGGGACCAGTATGGAACAGCCGCCACCATTGCTGGGAGGGCCACCCCGAGCTCTACTCAGGCTTTCTTAGTCAATGGCGAACATTTTGCGGATGCTCTGAGTATCTCGTCTTATGCGGCTGCCCAAGGAATTCCTATTTTACTCACACGGAGTGATTCGCTGCCGACAGAAACCGCTACGGCCCTCACCCAAATGGGGGTTCAGAACGTGACGCTAATTGGCGGTACGGCCGTGATTAAGGACACCATTGAAGAACAGCTTAGCAAACTGCCTCAGCCTATTAAGGTTACCGCGAGATATGCAGGATACGATCAATACGAAACTAACACGACCGTTTTAAATCAATTAGCATTTGAGACTTCTAAAGTTTATGTAGCGACGGGAGAAAACTTCCCGGATGCCCTTGCAGGTGCTGCTCTGGCTGCTAAGGACAAGGCGCCGATTGTTTTGTTACCCCATGCGCAATTAAGTGCGTCAACAACGACTTATCTCAATCTTCAACGAGCCTCCGGCTCAGCCTTTACTATTTTTGGGGGGTGGGGCATTATCAACTATAAACTAGAAAGTATTGTTCGCACTGGGGTTATTCAATCACGAATTTCCCTCCAATATACCCAAGGTAGTACTCAGGGAATGCTTAACCAGGTTCAATCCATTCCTACACCGGCTACGGATTACGCCGACATTATTGCCCCAAGCTGGTTATATCTTGATGATACCGCAGATGGGAATGTAACTGGGGGCTGGGATTCGAGCACTGGTGATTACGCCAAGCTCACAGCGGCTGCTCATTCCCGCAACTTAAAAGTCCTTCCGGTTATTCAATCTACTTGGGCAAGTCCCAAAACCGTAGATACTGTACTTGCCTCCGATCCTGCTCGTGCTAAACTAGAAAGCCAACTCATCGAGCGAATCCAAAGCACAAACTCAGACGGCATCGTGATCGATTTTGAACTGATGAGCAATGCTACAGGGCCCTATCTCACCCAGTTCATGAAAGAACTATACGCTCAACTTCATCCCTTGAATAAGTTAGTCATCGAAGCCGTTATGTCTAGAACTGGTTCAGAGACTTGGTACGATGAGTTTGACTACCATGCCTTGAGCCAATATGTTGATTACTTGCACATTATGACCTATGATTACAGCAAATCAATTCCAGGGCCTCTCGCCCCACTGACTTGGATGGAAAAAGTACTAAGCTATACACGTGGACAAGGGGTAGACATGCATAAGGTTCTACTGGGAATCCCTTACTATGGGAATGACTGGTGGACAACTAACACGGGGGCTAATCCGACTTATGAACGACGCGCGGGCGGGATGGCTGAACTTTTGGCCTTAGCCAATGGGCCAGTGCAACGGGATTCATCGCAGGTACCTTACTTCAATTACACCGATTCAATAGGTACTCACACCGTCTATTTCGACGATGCGCAAAGCTGGAATGCCAAATTATCATTGCTCAATCAATATAGCCTTGGCGGAGTCGGAGCATGGTCCCTGAATTGGACTCAGAACCCTGTAAGCGCAAGTGCGATCTTCCCGCTTTTGAAGCAGTACTTGAGATAA
- a CDS encoding EamA family transporter: MLVLLTIFNSVLMVTGQTLWKLGATGKEIHSLGQLLRLFLSPFVLAGLMVYAFASVLWIYILNKGELSYVYPIQSTAFIFALIIGTTIFKEHLTPTKVIGVLVICLGVIIITRK; this comes from the coding sequence TTGTTAGTATTACTGACGATTTTTAATTCCGTACTCATGGTGACGGGGCAAACTCTTTGGAAGCTTGGAGCCACGGGCAAGGAGATTCATAGCTTGGGTCAGCTCCTCCGCCTTTTTCTCAGCCCTTTTGTCCTTGCCGGCCTCATGGTATACGCATTTGCCTCTGTCCTATGGATTTATATTTTAAATAAAGGCGAATTGAGCTATGTTTACCCGATTCAGAGTACCGCTTTTATTTTTGCGCTTATTATTGGTACTACAATCTTCAAAGAACATCTGACTCCCACGAAGGTCATCGGGGTCTTAGTGATTTGCCTTGGGGTTATCATTATCACACGAAAGTAG